The genomic interval TGTCACGGTGAAGATGATTCAGAATTATTTGTTTCCtggttgaataaaaaaaaaatgctccaACGTTTATGTGCAAGTCCGTGAGACCATGTTCGCACCAAACCTCGACGAAACACAGAGAGCCTCTTTCACTGTGTAATCAGTCAGGGGATGAACTGAATGACGACACAActgatgaaaaatatatttgactgaCCAACAGCGTCGCTTAGAGTCTTAAAAGGGGAAGTAAAACGAGTCCAAGTCAGTCCACAGTGCTATGACTCATAAACAGACTGATTTGATCATATATGTAAATGTGaacatattcaaaatcagtattTGTACTAAAACTAtaacgaagtaaaaatagaacgtaaaaatatgaatcaaaaataacagaaatccGGTCTCATTAAAAAAGGTCCTACAGTGCAATGGATGGTACAGGGGAAATTACTAAGTGGGTTATAAAAAGcctaaaaacattaaattgttATGGAAAAGTGTCCATTCTAAATTTTATAATTTCGTGATTGACAGTTAATTATAAAGATTAAGGATgagttttaatttaatgtcGTGTGATTATACCCAGCGATGACATTATATTATTACAAGATTCACCATCTTCACTTCAGCACATcgacataacaaaataaataagtcaAACCTGGCGCACACAACAAAGTATCTGTTATTGCAAATGCAGCATTACTTTGCCAATGCATTTCCCCAATACAACATATAAATAGAGAGCAGTGTTCGTGTAAACTTAGGGGAGGAGCATTTCCTTCCCGAGGCTCAATCTGTAAAGATGTTAACATGATCAGCATTTCTATTGGGTAATGCACAGTGTCGTGCTTTCCATGGTGCTGAAAGTAACAGTGTACAATGCAATGAAGTTTTATATCAAAAGCCTAGACAAAAAAAAGCGAAACGCGAGCCGGTTATTTAACTCACCTCTAGAGGAGAGTCTGGTTCGTCCAGGATGCTCTTTTCACTCTGTATCCGCTGCATCGTCCCTGTAGCACTGGGGTCCATTATCAGCACGTTCTGACTCCCAGCTCCGCTGAACTTACAGTCACTCTTTCTGGAGTCAGTCGTCCTGCACACCTCGTAATTGTACACGTGTTGAAGAGTCCCTGTCCCCAAAGTGTCTGAGTAACGTGGTGGATAATATGGAATCACAGGGAGGTTGGAGTGATACAGGACGCGAGACTGTCTCCATCTGTATATTTTCACTGAGATAATAACCACTACACACGTGATGAAAAGGAAGGAAACTACAGCCAGAGCCAGCACTAAGTAAAAAGTCAGGTTGTCGTTGTACTCCTTGTCGTGCGTATAGTCAGTGAACTCCGACAGCACTTCCGGGAAGCTGTCCGCCACCGCCACGTTAACAACGACTGTAGCAGAACGAGAGGGCTGCCCGTTGTCCTCCACTATAACAATCAGTCTTTGTTTCACTGCGTCTTTATCAGTGACTTGGCGGATAGTTCTTATTTCTCCATTCTGTGATCCCACTTCAAACAGCGCCCTGTCTGTGGCTTTCTGCAGTTTATAGGAGAGCCAGGCATTCTGTCCAGAGTCCACATCGACAGCCACCACTTTAGTGACCAGATAGCCCACATCTGCTGAGCGAGGCACCAGTTCAGCCACCAGAGAGCCACCAGTCTGGACTGGGTACAGAACCTGAGGGGGGTTGTCGTTCTGGTCCTGGATCAGTATTTTCACAGTCACGTTGCTACTGAGTGGAGGAGAGCCTCCATCCTGAGCTTTCACCACTAATTCAAGCTGTTTAATTTGCTCATAATCAAAGGAGCGAACCGCACTAAGAACTccagtttcagagtttaaagaCACGTAGGTGGAAACTGGATTACCACCGACCTGTGTTTCTTCTAGAAGATACGATATTCTGGCGTTTTGATTCCAGTCAGAGTCTTTGGCGCTGACAGCAAATATCGAAAATCCAGGGGAGTTATTTTCAGTGAGATGAGCAGAATAACTGGTTTTATGAAATATTGGTGCGTTGTCGTTCACGTCAGAGATTTTAAGGTGTAATTTTTTGAAGCTCGAAAGCGGGGGAATCCCGAAATCAGTGGCCGTTATTGTTATGTTATATTCTGAAACGGATTCTCGATCAAAGTACTGATCTGAGATTAAATTGTAATAGTTTGTTATTGAAGATTCAATTTTAAACGGAAGTTTAGCATCtatagaacattttatttgtccatTTTTATCAGAATCTGCATCTTTTACATTCAAAATAGCAATCGTTGTACCAGGACGTGCATCCTCAGATACTGGACTAGAAAATGACATAATATTTATAACTGGGGCATTGTCGTTAACATCAATAACATCGACTATAACCTTACTAGTCCCACTTAAACCACCCTGATCCTTTGCCTCTACTCTCACCTcgtattttctgtctttttcataaTCTATTTTACCAGACACAGAAATTGTTCCCGTATTTTCATCAATAGTGAATAGGTCTGCTGTGCTTCCTTTCATGTTAGACAAGGTGTAAGTAACGGCCCCATACGAACCACTGTCTGCGTCTGTGGCATTAACAGAAACAATGTGGGTGCCTTTAAGCGTGTTTTCCATCACATAAGCTTTATACACAGACTGGTTGAAAACtggagcattgtcatttgcatctAAGACTTGTACATCTATGGTGACTGTACCAGATCTCTGTGGTGTTCCTCCGTCAACTGCGATTAGTTTTAATGTTAAACGTGGACGTTGTTCTCTGTCTAAAGGCTTCTGGAGCACCATTTCAACATATTTACTTCCGTCTGGATTGCTATGttgctttaaaataaaattatcgTTTGGTGACAAAACATAATCTTGCAAAGCGTTCTGACCCACATCAAGATCCTCTGCACTCTGCAGTGGAAACGGAACCCCCACAATCACTGATTCACTTATTTCCAAACTGATGGGTTTATCTTTTTTCGGGAAAACTGGTGCGTGATCATTTATATCCAAAACCTCAACAGTGATCCTGTGCAGTTCCATTGGATTCTCTAAAATCACCTCAAAACTGAAGCTACACGGAGTTTCTTCTCCGCAAAGCTGCTCTCGATCTATTCTCTCATTCACGACGAGAATCcctttgtctgttttcagctcgGTGtagtgaacgttttcaccggtcacGATACGGGCCCGCCCAGAGCGCAGCCTTTTCAGATCCAATCCGAGATCTTGCGCCACATTACCAATCACCGACcctttcttcatctcctccgGTATAGAATAACGAATCTGACCACCTACCATGCAAACCACATGAAGCAGCAACATAAGCAGTCCTATTTGTTGTCGCAGTCCACAAAAAGATCGCCATCTTAAGAATATTGGAGATCCTCCAGATGCCATCCCGACAACAAAGAAACGATAGATTTATATCCGAACAATGTCACGGTGAAGATGATTCAGATATATTTGTTTCCTGGTTGAATCCAAAAGAAAGGCTTCAACGTTTATGTGCAAGTCCGTGAGTCCATGCTCGCACCAAACCTCGACGAAACACAGAGAGCCTCTTTCACTGTGTAATCAGTCAGGGGATGAACTGAATGACGACACAActgatgaaaaatatatttgactgaCCAACAGCGTCGCTTAGAGTCTAAAAAGTGGAAGTAAAAGGAGTCCAAGTCCACAGTGCTATGACTCATAAATagacaaaatgaacaaatctcTATAACATGTAGATGTTCCAATGAGACTGATTTGATCATATGTGGAAATGTGAACAGGTTAAAATTCAGTATTTGTACTAAAACTACTACAATGTAAAAATAGAACGTAGAATTATGAatcaaaaataacagaaaatcaAGTCTCAGTATATTGGCCTACAATGCAATGAATGGTACAGGGGAAATAACTAAgttgtaaaatattaaatcgTTATGGAAAAGTGTCCATTCAAAATTTTATAATTTCGTGATTGACAGTAACTATTAAAGATTAAGGAGGAGTTGGAAGTTAATGTCATGTGATTATCTACCCAGCGATGACATTATATTATTACAAGATTCACCATCTTCACTTCAGCACATcgacataacaaaataaatgagtcaCACTTGGCGCACAAAACAAAG from Limanda limanda chromosome 10, fLimLim1.1, whole genome shotgun sequence carries:
- the LOC133011981 gene encoding protocadherin gamma-A2-like, which encodes MASGGSPIFLRWRSFCGLRQQIGLLMLLLHVVCMVGGQIRYSIPEEMKKGSVIGNVAQDLGLDLKRLRSGRARIVTGENVHYTELKTDKGILVVNERIDREQLCGEETPCSFSFEVILENPMELHRITVEVLDINDHAPVFPKKDKPISLEISESVIVGVPFPLQSAEDLDVGQNALQDYVLSPNDNFILKQHSNPDGSKYVEMVLQKPLDREQRPRLTLKLIAVDGGTPQRSGTVTIDVQVLDANDNAPVFNQSVYKAYVMENTLKGTHIVSVNATDADSGSYGAVTYTLSNMKGSTADLFTIDENTGTISVSGKIDYEKDRKYEVRVEAKDQGGLSGTSKVIVDVIDVNDNAPVINIMSFSSPVSEDARPGTTIAILNVKDADSDKNGQIKCSIDAKLPFKIESSITNYYNLISDQYFDRESVSEYNITITATDFGIPPLSSFKKLHLKISDVNDNAPIFHKTSYSAHLTENNSPGFSIFAVSAKDSDWNQNARISYLLEETQVGGNPVSTYVSLNSETGVLSAVRSFDYEQIKQLELVVKAQDGGSPPLSSNVTVKILIQDQNDNPPQVLYPVQTGGSLVAELVPRSADVGYLVTKVVAVDVDSGQNAWLSYKLQKATDRALFEVGSQNGEIRTIRQVTDKDAVKQRLIVIVEDNGQPSRSATVVVNVAVADSFPEVLSEFTDYTHDKEYNDNLTFYLVLALAVVSFLFITCVVVIISVKIYRWRQSRVLYHSNLPVIPYYPPRYSDTLGTGTLQHVYNYEVCRTTDSRKSDCKFSGAGSQNVLIMDPSATGTMQRIQSEKSILDEPDSPLEVS